The following coding sequences are from one Nicotiana tomentosiformis chromosome 3, ASM39032v3, whole genome shotgun sequence window:
- the LOC104109549 gene encoding uncharacterized protein gives MEDYNSSIPMQRTTKIIRRSIFSFLQNYQFFTTTAAFFAFPFAASFLLLQSFIPSSSFFPIIYERLHLLFDAAGFPSSSEFFTLLNSKISQTIAISFLAFPFTISSFLFSKASVIEALNSSKPAQNPSFFSSFFPLLLTQLCNSLVIISANATCFTVLFFGFNLVDYGFGLSSPRLILLCSATGAVICSIILANTLIICNLALVISGTEKIGGYMAILKSCILIRGRTATALSLAVPVSLALAAVEALFQYRIVRAYYQEKTDLFSLALEGIFIAYMYSILLVLDTIVSIVFYRSCKTDEGRILPYQVEIQDRDEHTVLKIKTLEEFF, from the coding sequence atggaagatTACAACTCCTCTATTCCAATGCAGAGAACAACCAAAATCATCAGAAGATCAATCTTTAGTTTTCTGCAAAACTATCAATTCTTCACAACAACAGCAGCTTTTTTTGCCTTCCCTTTTGCAGCCTCATTTCTTTTACTACAATCATTTATCCCCTCTTCATCTTTCTTCCCAATAATCTATGAGCGATTGCATTTACTTTTTGATGCTGCAGGTTTCCCTTCTTCTTCTGAATTTTTCACCCTTTTAAATTCCAAGATTTCTCAAACCATTGCCATATCTTTTCTTGCATTCCCTTTTACCATTTCATCTTTTCTCTTCAGCAAAGCTTCAGTAATTGAAGCTCTCAATTCCTCAAAACCAGCCCAAAATCCTtcatttttttcttcctttttcccCCTTCTTCTTACCCAACTCTGCAACTCTTTAGTCATCATTTCAGCAAATGCAACTTGTTTTACTGTCCTGTTCTTTGGTTTTAATCTTGTTGATTATGGATTTGGGCTTTCATCTCCAAGATTAATTCTTTTGTGTTCAGCAACTGGAGCTGTAATTTGCTCAATCATTCTTGCCAACACATTAATCATTTGTAACTTGGCTTTAGTAATATCAGGAACAGAGAAAATTGGAGGGTATATGGCAATTCTCAAATCTTGTATTTTAATAAGAGGAAGAACAGCGACAGCATTATCACTAGCTGTGCCTGTGAGTTTGGCTTTGGCTGCAGTTGAAGCTTTGTTTCAATACAGAATTGTGAGGGCTTATTATCAAGAAAAAACAGACCTTTTTTCTTTAGCTTTAGAAGGAATTTTCATTGCCTATATGTATTCAATTCTGCTGGTTCTTGATACAATTGTCAGCATTGTTTTCTACAGAAGTTGTAAAACGGATGAAGGGAGAATTTTGCCATATCAAGTTGAGATTCAAGATAGAGATGAACATACAGTTCTGAAGATAAAGACATTAGAGGAGTTCTTTTAA
- the LOC104109541 gene encoding SNF1-related protein kinase catalytic subunit alpha KIN10-like: MSSRGGGTTDTPFLRNYRLGKTLGHGSFGKVKIAEHLLTGHKVAIKILNRRKMKTPDMEEKLRREIKICRLFVHPHVIRLYEVIETPSDIYVVMEYVKSGELFDYIVEKGRLQEDEARHFFQQIIAGVEYCHRNRVVHRDLKPENLLLDARHNVKIADFGLSNIMRDGHFLKTSCGSPNYAAPEVVSGKLYAGPEVDVWSCGVILYALLCGTLPFDDENIPNLFKKIKSGLYTLPSHLSAGARDLIPRMLIVDPMKRITMTDIRQHQWFKIHLPRYLAVPPPDAMQHLKKLDEEILQQVMRMGFDRDQLLESLQKRIQDDATVAYYLVYDNRSLASSGYLAAEFQESMDGYSPGLFPNLDLQLSTGNGISQEANLRHPFSKEKKWLVGLQSPANPREIMNQVLGTLQELNVRWKKIGHYNMKCLWCHDLDFHSMASNHMNDDHLISNATALSTHLQPQTAVKFEMQLYKTPDDKYLLDLQRISGPQFLFLDFCAVFIMQLETPQ; this comes from the exons ATGAGTAGCAGAGGTGGTGGAACTACAGATACTCCTTTTCTAAGGAACTACAGGCTTGGTAAAACTCTTGGCCATGGATCCTTTGGTAAAGTTAAAATTGCTGAGCATTTGCTGACTGGGCACAAAGTGGCTATCAAAATCCTTAACCGTCGAAAAATGAAGACTCCCGACATGGAGGAAAAAT TGAGaagagaaataaaaatatgtaGATTATTTGTGCATCCACATGTCATACGACTCTACGAAGTGATAGAGACACCATCGGATATATATGTCGTGATGGAGTATGTTAAGTCTGGTGAACTCTTTGATTATATTGTAGAAAAGGGCAGGTTACAGGAAGATGAAGCTCGCCATTTTTTCCAGCAg ATTATTGCTGGTGTAGAATACTGCCATAGGAATAGGGTGGTTCATCGGGACCTTAAGCCTGAGAATCTGCTTTTGGATGCAAGGCACAATGTAAAGATAGCAGATTTTGGCTTGAGCAACATTATGCGAGATGGCCATTTTCTGAAGACAAGTTGTGGAAGTCCAAATTATGCAGCCCCTGAG GTTGTCTCTGGGAAACTTTATGCTGGTCCCGAGGTAGATGTTTGGAGTTGTGGCGTTATCTTATATGCTCTTCTTTGTGGTACACTTCCTTTTGATGATGAGAATATTCCTAACCttttcaagaaaataaag AGTGGACTCTACACCCTTCCTAGTCATCTATCAGCTGGAGCTAGGGATTTGATACCAAGGATGCTAATTGTTGACCCTATGAAGCGGATAACCATGACTGATATTCGTCAGCACCAGTGGTTCAAAATTCATCTTCCTCGGTATTTGGCCGTCCCTCCACCTGATGCTATGCAACATCTCAAAAAG CTTGACGAAGAAATTCTCCAGCAAGTAATGAGGATGGGTTTTGATAGAGACCAGTTGCTTGAATCTTTGCAAAAGAGAATACAAGACGAT GCTACTGTTGCATACTATCTGGTGTACGACAACCGTTCCTTGGCTTCCAGTGGCTATCTAGCAGCTGAGTTTCAGGAATCTATG GATGGTTATTCCCCAGGATTGTTTCCAAATCTTGATCTACAGCTGTCCACTGGGAATGGAATTTCTCAAGAAGCGAATTTGAGACACCCATTTTCCAAAGAAAAAAAATGGCTAGTTGGACTTCAG TCTCCAGCAAATCCACGGGAGATCATGAATCAGGTTCTTGGGACTCTGCAAGAACTAAATGTTCGATGGAAAAAAATTGGGCACTATAATATGAAGTGTTTATGGTGTCACGATCTTGATTTTCATAGCATGGCCAGCAATCATATGAATGATGATCATTTAATTAGCAATGCGACTGCCCTAAGTACACATTTACAGCCACAAACAGCTGTGAAGTTTGAAATGCAG CTCTACAAAACTCCAGACGACAAATACCTGCTTGATCTCCAAAGAATTAGCGGTCCGCAGTTCCTCTTCTTGGATTTCTGTGCTGTTTTCATTATGCAGCTGGAGACACCACAATGA